The region AGTACGCACAGATGGGTGCGAGAGCAAAATACAGATGGTCCAAGCGTTAATATAAACCTTACGGGAGCTTCTGCTCCCTTTATCAGATTGACTTTTTCATCCCACTGTCATAATCTAACTTAAAATCATAAACAGGGAAATTTTTTATGAAAATAGCTATAGCAGGAGCCTCAGGTTATACAGGAATTGAACTTCTGAGAATTCTCTCATCATATGAAGATATAGAGATAAACCAGATCAGCTCAAGAAGATACTCAGGTAAGAGATTAAAGGATGTGTTTCCATTTTTCTCAGGAAGGTTCTCCGATCTCGTATTTCAGGAAGATATAGATATCCAGTCCTCTGACTTTTTCTTTCTCTGTCTTCCACATGAGCCTTCAGTTGAGCTTGTTAAAAGGGTTTATGAGAGCGGAAAAAAGGTTGTAGATCTTTCTGCAGCTTACAGAATAAAGGACACAAAAGCTTACACAGAATTTTACGGTTTTGAACATAAATACCCAGAACTGCTATTTAAGGCTGTTTACGGTCTCCCAGAACTTTTCAGGGATGATATCAAAAATGCCTCTGTTGTGGCAAATCCAGGATGTTACCCAACAGCATCCATCTTAGGTTTATACCCTGCTGTTAAGGAAGGTGTTATTAAGGGAGAGATAGTTATAAATGCACTTTCAGGAATATCAGGGGCTGGAAGGGAACCAAAACAGCAGTTTCATTATCCTGAGGCTTTTGGGGATTCTTACCCATATAAACCTTTAATGCACAGACATATACCTGAGATGGAAAATGTTTTAAAAAATGTATCAGGTTCTGACATAAAGGTGAGATTTACACCCCATATAATACCAGTATCAAGGGGTATGATAGCGACTATAACATTCAGGACGGATCTTTCAAAGGATCAGATTGTTGAGCTTTACAGACTTGAGTACAGGTATGAGCCATTTATAAGATTTTTAACTGAGCCACCACATACAAAGTATGTTTCAGGCTCTAACTTCTGTGACATATTTGTTGATAAAGATGAGAGAACAGGTCTTGCTGTTGTTATAACAGCCATTGATAATCTTGGAAAAGGGGCTTCATCACAGGCGATCCAGAACTTTAATATAATGACAGGAAGAGAAGAGACCTACAATCTTTTAACAGGGATAGTATATCCATGATAGACAGAGATAGAGCATCTGAGATAGTTAAAAGATTTCCTGAGAAAAAGATACTTGTAGTTGGGGATCTTATACTTGATAGATATCTCTGGGGAGAGGTTGAAAGAATTTCACCTGAAGCTCCCGTCCCTGTAGTTGATGTAAAAAGGGAGAGTCTGAATCTTGGAGGGGCCTGTAATGTTGCCTGGAATATATCTGAGCTTGAAGGTGAGGTATACATAGCAGGTGTCGTTGGTGATGATATAAATGGTGAGATACTTGTTAATATGCTTTCAGAAAGCGGGATAAACCCTGTTGTTATCAGGGACAGAAACAGACCTACAACAGAAAAAACAAGGATAATAGCTGTAAGCCAGCAGCTGATGAGAATAGACAGGGAGAAGAAGGACAGACTTTCACAGACTGTTCAGAAAAGGCTTATATCAGCCATACAGGATATTATTGAAAGGATAGATGCTGTTATTGTTTCAGACTACGGTAAAGGTGTGATAACAAGAAGACTGATGGACTTTTTAAGGAAGACTGGAAAACCCATCTTTGTTGATCCTAAACCTTCAAACTTCAGTCTTTACAGGAATATAACAATAATGACACCTAACAGGAAAGAGGCTTACGAGTGTGTTAAGAAGGACAGATCACTTCCTATTGAAAGGATAGGATCTGAGATAAAAAGAAAGTTGGGTATAGATCAGCTTCTTATAACGCTTGGTTCTGAGGGTATGGCACTTTTTGAAGGCGAGAGTATCACTAAAATACCTGCAAAGGCAAAAAAGGTTTTTGATGTAACAGGTGCAGGAGATACTGTGATATCTGTTCTCACACTGTCAAAGGTATCGGGAGCAAGCTGGCTTGAGGCATCATCTCTTGCGAACTACGCAGCCGGTTATGTTGTTGGTGAGATAGGGACGGCAGCTATAGACAGGGATACACTTTTATCAATCCTGCCCTGAGATGTTATAATAATTTCAAAAAGTGAGGAGTGATTTATGCTTGTAAAGTTTTATATAAAACCGAGAAAAGGTGTTCTTGATCCTCAGGGAAGAGCTGTAGCTGAAAATCTCAGATCGCTTGGATTTTCAGATGTAAAGGATGTGAAAGTTGGAAAGTATATTGAGGTTTACATAGAAGAGAATGACAGGGAAAAGGCTATTGAAAAGGCGAAGGAGATGGCGAGAAAAGCCCTTGTAAATGAGATAATAGAAGATTACGAGTTTGAAGTTGTAGAATAGGAGGCTTAGATTGAGATTTGGCGTTGCTGTATATCCAGGATCAAACTGCGATTACGATACATACACCGTAATAAGGGATATCCTTAAGAAGGATGTTGAGTTCATAGATTACAGAAGAACAGATATAGATGGTTTTGACTGTATAGTACTTCCAGGTGGATTTTCATTCGGAGATTACTTAAGGCCTGGAACGTTAGCATCTCACACACCATTAACTTACGCTCTTAAAGAGTTTGCAGATAGGGGAAGGTATGTTATAGGGATCTGTAACGGATTCCAGATACTCACTGAGTCACACCTTCTCCCTGGAGCTTTGATGCCAAATGCACACGGGAAGTTTGTGTGTAAACCACAGTATCTGAGGGTTGAAAACAGCAACACACCTTTTACAAACCAGTGTGAGGAAGGACAGATACTCAAGATACCTATAGCACACCACGACGGTAACTACTTCGTTGATCAGGACACACTTAAAGAGATGGAAGATAACGACCAGATAATACTCAGATACTGTGATGAGTTTGGAAATATAACTGATGAGGCGAACCCTAACGGCTCTTTAAAAAATATAGCAGGTATATGCAATAAGAATAAAAATGTTTTCGGTCTTATGCCTCATCCTGAGAGAGCATCAGAGAGCATACTTGGATCTGAGGACGGCCTTTATATACTTAAATCTATAATAAACTCTTTATAATCCCTTCTATCTTTTCCTCAGACTGTGGGCCTATAAGCCTTCTGAATATTTCTGTATTCCTGTCAAGAACTATGATCATAGGCGTTCCTATAATCTTGTATTTATACATCATATCACCGTTTCCTATAAGGACAGGAATCTCAAAGTTCCACTCTTTTTTAACCTTTTTTATTTTTTGTAAATCCTTTGTCCCGAGAACAACGGCGTAAAAGTTTATATCTCTTCCATACTTTTTATAAAGTCTATCCAGAACAGGCATCTCTTCTCTGCAGCTGTGGCAGAGAACTCCCCAGAATATAAGCAGAGTTGGTTTACCCTTCAGATCATCCCTGTTTACGATTTTTCCGTTCTCATCTTTTACTGAAAAATCAGGTGCTGTTTTTCCAAATGATAGGGTTAATACAACAGAAAATATGATAAGAATACTTACAGCTTTCCCTTTCAATCTGAACCTCCGAAAAATAGATATACATTATAAATATAAACCTGACAGGAAGTAAAATGAATGTTAGAGAGCAGTTAGAGAGTTTTGAGTATAAGTTTTTACATGAGAGAGCCTCAAAAAGCAGAGATGCAAAGAGGAAGAGGGAGGAGAGAGAGTGTGATCTGAGAACTAAGTTCCAGAGAGACAGGGACAGGATACTCCACTCTAAGGCTTTCAGAAGGCTTAAACATAAAACACAGGTATTCCTATCCCCTGAAGGTGATCACTACAGAACAAGAATGACTCATACACTTGAGGTTGCACAGATAGGTAGAACTATAGCAAAGGCTTTAAGACTGAATGAGGATCTTGTTGAGGCTGTATCACTTGGTCACGATCTTGGGCATACGCCTTTTGGTCATGCTGGGGAGTTTATACTGAAGGAAGGAGCTTCTTATCACCACGCAAGGCAGAGCCTCAGGGTTGTTGATCTTCTTGAGAATGAAGGTATGGGTCTTAATCTTACAGATCAGGTAAGGGATGGAATACTTAAACACAGCAAAGGAAAGTCACCTTTAATATCTGAAGGTAATATGCCCTCAACACTTGAAGGAGAGATAGTAAGAATTGCAGATAAGATAGCTTACATAAACCACGATATAGAAGACGCGATAAGGGCAGGACTTATACAGGAAAGAGATATCCCCTCTGAGATAAGGTCTGTTCTCGGAGAGACAAAATCTGAAAGGATAACAACAATAATAAAAAGCATAATAAACTCAACTATTGATAATGATTACAGGCATATAGTTATGGAAGATAAAGTTTATAAGGCTATGTACACATTAAGGGAGTGGCTTTTTGAGAATGTTTACCATGCAAAACCTGTTGTTGAGGAGCTTGAGAAGGGAAAAGGGATAGTAAAGGCTCTTTACGAGTACTATCTTGAGCATTACTACGAGATACCCTACTATGAAAAGTATCTCCAGCTCTGGGGTGAGTACGATCCAAAGCAGGCATCTGTGGATTATGTTGCAGGAATGACAGACAGATTCGCACTTAAAACCTACGAGAAGATATTTATACCAAAAGGCTGGCATATACTCTAATATTCTATCTGAATGATAAGAGCATCCCTGTAATCATTTGCAGCTTTTACATTCTGCATCGGTGGGATAACACCAATAACTGTATGTTTAACCTCCTGAACGCCCCCATGGTGTTTAGGCTGAACAGTTCCGGATATTACGCATGTTCCTCCTGTACCGTCTCCGAAGACACATCCCCCGTTAATAAATATGTTGTAATATAGTTTTTCATCTGTTGATGGAGAGTATAGATATCTCTTTGTTGGGTCTGGACTGTTACCACCTAAGAGTTTTACTGTGTAGGTTACAGGCCTGTGACCTGAGCATCTGACAGTCAGAAGAGCTGGAACTCTCTTTACACTTACCTCAAATGGATCATAATTGCCAAAAGGCAGATCCTCTATATCTGCTGTGCAAGTTGAGTGACCGCCCTTTACAACAGCAAAAGATATATTGAAAGAAAAGATTATGAATAGCACTGTGATTACGTATCTCATCATTCCCTCACCACCCTTATTTTCCCGTTTAGTTTAAATATGTTTTTGAACTTTTCCGCATCCTCTCTGGTTTTGAACTTTCCTATATAGACTCTGTATATCTCTCCATCTTTAACGATCTCAGTCTGGAACTCTTCATACTCTTCAACAGCTTTTTTGATCTCTTTTTCACTGAACTTTCCAACCTCAATGGTATACGTTCTGTTTTTATTATTTTTGTTTTCTGCTTTTTCTGATTTTTTGTCAGGTTTATTGATTTTGTTTTCTGGGGATTTTTTGAATGATACTTTTCTGAATTTCTTGAGTTTTTCTTTCTCTTTTATGTCTTTCTTGAGTTTCGCAGGTTTTACCTTTATCTTTTTCTTTTCTTTTACTATTATCGTTCCTGTCTGTGGAACGCATGTGTATTCTCCGATATATGGAACAACCTTCTCAAGCCATTTCTCTTTTATATTAAGTTCAAAAGAACATATACCATAGCCGTAATCAACGGTTACTATATGTTTTCCTGCTGTTATATTCTCTATGAATGCCTTTCCGTTGTACCCGATAATACCTGCGTTTGTTCTGTCGTCAATATCAAACCTCAGACCTGCCTCAGGAAAACTTCCATCGGGAAACTGTATCTTAAGCCTTACCGAGTTTACCTTTTTAGATCTGAACCTAAGTAGATAACCATGTTTTCTCAGAGGGACAAAAGTGTAAACAGTTTTATCAATATGTGTTTTCATATCAAGTGAGGAAGGATCTATCCTTATTTCGTTTCTGTAGTAGGGAGCAATATTATCTATAAACACTATACCGTTTTTGTCTGTCGTCCCAACATTTCTGTTGTTTGCTAAAACTTTAGCACCTTCAACAGGAGGCTCTATTTTTACAAGGGCAAAACCGTTGTTAGCATATTGTTTGAAAAATACATTTCCATCCATATATATAACGCTACCCTTAAGTCCTAATCTGTACCCTAGAGAGTCTGATCCTTCCGAATTAATATATGAGAGTTCAGAAAATAGGATAGTGTATGGAGATTTGAAATATAGATTTCCTAAAAAGTTAGTATCACCATTTGCCTTTGTTCCTCTGACTGAGTATGTAACACCTGTTGAAGAAGTCATATTTTTGGCTAAGTATAGAGTATAAGACTGATCTTTCTTATTGTCCTGCATTGAAAGAGAGGTTGAGTAGTTAGACCCTAATGGCATATTTAATGACACCCTGTAAACTTCATTATCATTATTCCCGGAAATATTTTTGTTATATGCAGCAGATAGAGAAAGTCTATTAAAGATTATCTTGCTATATGAAATATTAATGTTTGTCATATTATCTCTGTCTATGAATTTCCTGTCCATATATGTTAAAGATAAAGAACCAATATACGGAAACCTAAAAGTTGTAAATGCAGATAACTCTTCCTTAGGCAGTCCTAAAACTGTTCCAGGTTGAACAAAGTCTTTGCTGTTTTTCTTGTATCTAAAGGAAAAGGTTAAATATTTGAATGTTTTGTCGTAGTTTATTCCGTACAGAAATGCGGACTTACCTTCTGAATAGGATGCAGCAAATAAGGGGGTTACTGTTCCAAACTTTGGTATTAGTATAAGAGGTGCTAGTCCTACATTTCCTTCTTTATATCCATTTAAAAAGCCCTCGAATTCTAGTGTTAATCTGTTTGTAAACCCATATCTATATATCCCCATAGTTATTAAATTGTGATATTTAAAGCTTTCATTTATATAGTTTTTTCTTACAAATCCTGTAGAGAAAGAGAATTCACTAAGGCCGGGTTTTAATAGGTTTTTGTGGGTATAATAAGGAATTTCAATAATCCTTGTTCTTCCTAAAATGTCTTTTACAATAACTCTTAGGTTCCCTTCCGGAGAAATAACAGGTATATCTCTTAT is a window of Persephonella marina EX-H1 DNA encoding:
- the argC gene encoding N-acetyl-gamma-glutamyl-phosphate reductase, encoding MKIAIAGASGYTGIELLRILSSYEDIEINQISSRRYSGKRLKDVFPFFSGRFSDLVFQEDIDIQSSDFFFLCLPHEPSVELVKRVYESGKKVVDLSAAYRIKDTKAYTEFYGFEHKYPELLFKAVYGLPELFRDDIKNASVVANPGCYPTASILGLYPAVKEGVIKGEIVINALSGISGAGREPKQQFHYPEAFGDSYPYKPLMHRHIPEMENVLKNVSGSDIKVRFTPHIIPVSRGMIATITFRTDLSKDQIVELYRLEYRYEPFIRFLTEPPHTKYVSGSNFCDIFVDKDERTGLAVVITAIDNLGKGASSQAIQNFNIMTGREETYNLLTGIVYP
- the rfaE1 gene encoding D-glycero-beta-D-manno-heptose-7-phosphate kinase; translated protein: MIDRDRASEIVKRFPEKKILVVGDLILDRYLWGEVERISPEAPVPVVDVKRESLNLGGACNVAWNISELEGEVYIAGVVGDDINGEILVNMLSESGINPVVIRDRNRPTTEKTRIIAVSQQLMRIDREKKDRLSQTVQKRLISAIQDIIERIDAVIVSDYGKGVITRRLMDFLRKTGKPIFVDPKPSNFSLYRNITIMTPNRKEAYECVKKDRSLPIERIGSEIKRKLGIDQLLITLGSEGMALFEGESITKIPAKAKKVFDVTGAGDTVISVLTLSKVSGASWLEASSLANYAAGYVVGEIGTAAIDRDTLLSILP
- the purS gene encoding phosphoribosylformylglycinamidine synthase subunit PurS, with the protein product MLVKFYIKPRKGVLDPQGRAVAENLRSLGFSDVKDVKVGKYIEVYIEENDREKAIEKAKEMARKALVNEIIEDYEFEVVE
- the purQ gene encoding phosphoribosylformylglycinamidine synthase I, whose amino-acid sequence is MRFGVAVYPGSNCDYDTYTVIRDILKKDVEFIDYRRTDIDGFDCIVLPGGFSFGDYLRPGTLASHTPLTYALKEFADRGRYVIGICNGFQILTESHLLPGALMPNAHGKFVCKPQYLRVENSNTPFTNQCEEGQILKIPIAHHDGNYFVDQDTLKEMEDNDQIILRYCDEFGNITDEANPNGSLKNIAGICNKNKNVFGLMPHPERASESILGSEDGLYILKSIINSL
- a CDS encoding TlpA family protein disulfide reductase: MKGKAVSILIIFSVVLTLSFGKTAPDFSVKDENGKIVNRDDLKGKPTLLIFWGVLCHSCREEMPVLDRLYKKYGRDINFYAVVLGTKDLQKIKKVKKEWNFEIPVLIGNGDMMYKYKIIGTPMIIVLDRNTEIFRRLIGPQSEEKIEGIIKSLL
- a CDS encoding deoxyguanosinetriphosphate triphosphohydrolase — its product is MNVREQLESFEYKFLHERASKSRDAKRKREERECDLRTKFQRDRDRILHSKAFRRLKHKTQVFLSPEGDHYRTRMTHTLEVAQIGRTIAKALRLNEDLVEAVSLGHDLGHTPFGHAGEFILKEGASYHHARQSLRVVDLLENEGMGLNLTDQVRDGILKHSKGKSPLISEGNMPSTLEGEIVRIADKIAYINHDIEDAIRAGLIQERDIPSEIRSVLGETKSERITTIIKSIINSTIDNDYRHIVMEDKVYKAMYTLREWLFENVYHAKPVVEELEKGKGIVKALYEYYLEHYYEIPYYEKYLQLWGEYDPKQASVDYVAGMTDRFALKTYEKIFIPKGWHIL
- a CDS encoding spore coat protein U domain-containing protein — protein: MRYVITVLFIIFSFNISFAVVKGGHSTCTADIEDLPFGNYDPFEVSVKRVPALLTVRCSGHRPVTYTVKLLGGNSPDPTKRYLYSPSTDEKLYYNIFINGGCVFGDGTGGTCVISGTVQPKHHGGVQEVKHTVIGVIPPMQNVKAANDYRDALIIQIEY
- a CDS encoding SPOR domain-containing protein yields the protein MQTIKHQEYVCVSCLEGVDYNLNYSLLTADINFPPEFFRKEEIVIKRQQEVPAESLGLYIDYDFMYSDSSNFNYFRGATDFNLFFGKNVFTSSFLMNYSDLSSKIVRLESYLLIQDIDNIRKIKIGDIFTQSNQWNSAVRIGGISIATDFSLRPDIITYPLPEFSGETVLPSSIDIFSENAKVFSKDIKPGEFEIRDIPVISPEGNLRVIVKDILGRTRIIEIPYYTHKNLLKPGLSEFSFSTGFVRKNYINESFKYHNLITMGIYRYGFTNRLTLEFEGFLNGYKEGNVGLAPLILIPKFGTVTPLFAASYSEGKSAFLYGINYDKTFKYLTFSFRYKKNSKDFVQPGTVLGLPKEELSAFTTFRFPYIGSLSLTYMDRKFIDRDNMTNINISYSKIIFNRLSLSAAYNKNISGNNDNEVYRVSLNMPLGSNYSTSLSMQDNKKDQSYTLYLAKNMTSSTGVTYSVRGTKANGDTNFLGNLYFKSPYTILFSELSYINSEGSDSLGYRLGLKGSVIYMDGNVFFKQYANNGFALVKIEPPVEGAKVLANNRNVGTTDKNGIVFIDNIAPYYRNEIRIDPSSLDMKTHIDKTVYTFVPLRKHGYLLRFRSKKVNSVRLKIQFPDGSFPEAGLRFDIDDRTNAGIIGYNGKAFIENITAGKHIVTVDYGYGICSFELNIKEKWLEKVVPYIGEYTCVPQTGTIIVKEKKKIKVKPAKLKKDIKEKEKLKKFRKVSFKKSPENKINKPDKKSEKAENKNNKNRTYTIEVGKFSEKEIKKAVEEYEEFQTEIVKDGEIYRVYIGKFKTREDAEKFKNIFKLNGKIRVVRE